A single genomic interval of Arachis duranensis cultivar V14167 chromosome 7, aradu.V14167.gnm2.J7QH, whole genome shotgun sequence harbors:
- the LOC107496370 gene encoding pirin-like protein, which produces MTQQEFVNNNYKIKEPRLVARKFLAKPQHEGVGAVVRRSIGRFELKYFDPFLVLDEFSVTAPAGFPDHPHRGFETVTYMLQGAVTHEDFEGHKGTIEAGDLQWMTAGRGIVHSEMPASQGTQKGLQLWINLASQNKMVEPRYQEILSKDIAEAMKDGVKVRVIAGEALGTKSPIYTRTPTMYLDFILKPGSHLQQPIPKSWNAFVYVLEGEGIFGNQKSQPISSHHILLLGYGDGLEAWNKSSKQLRFILVGGEPLGEPVVQFGPFVMNTQEEIDQTIDDFENYANGFEKARHWRSQSALSLDY; this is translated from the exons ATGACACAACAAGAGTTTGTTAATAACAACTATAAAATCAAAGAGCCTCGTCTTGTGGCAAGAAAATTCTTGGCTAAACCTCAACATGAAGGTGTTGGAGCTGTTGTTAGAAGAAGCATTGGAAG ATTTGAGCTCAAGTACTTTGATCCTTTCCTTGTATTGGATGAATTCTcag TCACTGCTCCTGCTGGATTTCCAGATCATCCACACAGAG GCTTTGAGACTGTCACATACATGTTACAG GGAGCTGTAACACATGAAGATTTTGAAGGGCATAAAGGAACAATTGAAGCTGGTGATTTGCAATGGATGACTGCAGGGAGAGGAATAGTTCATTCAGAAATGCCTGCTTCTCAAGGAACTCAAAAGGGTCTTCAGCTATGGATCAATCTTGCTTCACAAAACAAAAT GGTTGAACCAAGGTATCAAGAAATATTAAGCAAGGACATAGCAGAAGCTATGAAAGATGGTGTGAAGGTTAGAGTAATAGCAGGGGAAGCACTTGGTACAAAGTCTCCAATCTACACAAGAACACCAACAATGTACTTGGACTTCATTCTCAAACCTGGTTCACACTTGCAACAACCTATACCAAAATCTTGGAATGCTTTTGTGTATGTTTTGGAAGGAGAGGGTATTTTTGGAAACCAAAAGTCTCAACCTATAAGCTCACACCACATTCTTCTTCTTGGTTATGGTGATGGATTAGAGGCATGGAACAAATCTTCtaagcaacttaggttcattcttGTTGGAGGTGAACCACTAGGTGAACCTGTGGTTCAATTTGGGCCATTTGTTATGAACACTCAAGAAGAAATTGACCAAACCATTGATGATTTTGAGAACTATGCTAATGGATTTGAGAAAGCAAGGCACTGGAGGTCTCAAAGTGCACTTAGCCTTGACTATTGA